Proteins encoded together in one Camelina sativa cultivar DH55 chromosome 9, Cs, whole genome shotgun sequence window:
- the LOC104714927 gene encoding uncharacterized protein LOC104714927: protein MTNKVWVDDVDTLLFPYNLDNNHWVAIEADLVQRRLRVYDSINSGRTDKSLQKKCKPFAKMIPRLIQAYNRRYKDEHIGAAAFSYYRVKTLPQNYQQGDCGVYTLKCLECIALGVNYTGLCDAAMPSIRMKLAADVFDEVPDRDCFLQLDATSETVDYPEAEFNSGSKS from the coding sequence ATGACAAACAAGGTGTGGGTTGACGATGTAGACACCCTGCTCTTCCCATACAACCTCGATAACAACCATTGGGTAGCCATCGAAGCTGACTTAGTCCAGCGGAGGCTAAGAGTGTACGATAGCATAAACAGCGGTAGAACCGACAAGAGTCTACAAAAGAAGTGCAAACCGTTCGCAAAAATGATCCCACGCTTGATACAAGCATATAACCGGAGGTACAAAGATGAGCATATCGGGGCGGCGGCATTTAGTTACTACCGGGTGAAAACACTCCCACAGAACTATCAACAAGGTGACTGTGGTGTGTACACGTTGAAGTGCTTAGAGTGTATAGCTCTTGGAGTAAATTACACAGGCCTATGTGATGCGGCCATGCCTTCTATTAGGATGAAACTTGCTGCAGACGTGTTTGATGAGGTCCCAGACCGAGACTGCTTTCTCCAACTAGATGCTACGTCGGAGACAGTAGATTATCCGGAAGCTGAGTTCAACTCGGGATCAAAAAGTTGA
- the LOC104714928 gene encoding uncharacterized protein LOC104714928, translating to MEFRVDAIADLIPGKTNWIIQAKVLNSWYVTEFFWKRVLLLADTRGDTIEVAFLPGTYKKMRKYIYDGDWYEIRNFKVIQPTLRERNTHHPFQIKFTDESTMGLLSPVNQKHYFRFEDLGDISRGRITHPISFVGVEDRRLLEGANAANEVVLTLLNGRNETLKCRALDDYAARFINAWEALGCHLTFTSEPVFCILRFWKVGTYEDAPCLVNTTASSQIYIKPDFXMLLASSTQPPLCKSI from the exons ATGGAGTTTAGAGTTGATGCCATCGCTGATCTTATACCAGGAAAAACGAATTGGATTATCCAAGCGAAGGTCTTGAATTCGTGGTATGTTACTGAGTTCTTTTGGAAGCGGGTTCTGCTCCTTGCTGATACACGG GGTGACACAATCGAGGTGGCGTTTTTACCAGGGACCTATAAGAAAATGAGGAAGTATATCTATGATGGTGATTGGTATGAAATTAGGAATTTCAAGGTCATCCAGCCAACACTTAGGGAGAGGAATACACATCATCCTTTCCAAATCAAATTTACTGATGAGTCGACGATGGGCCTGCTCTCACCGGTGAATCAAAAACACTACTTCCGTTTCGAAGATTTGGGTGATATATCTCGAGGGAGAATTACCCATCCCATATCATTCG TTGGGGTGGAAGACAGAAGATTGCTCGAGGGGGCAAATGCGGCCAATGAAGTTGTCCTCACCCTACTGAATGGGAG GAATGAAACCCTCAAGTGTCGTGCCCTAGATGATTATGCTGCTCGCTTCATAAATGCTTGGGAAGCACTCGGGTGTCATCTTACTTTTACATCCGAACCCGTCTTTTGTATTTTGCGGTTCTGGAAGGTTGGAACCTACGAAG ATGCTCCTTGCCTCGTCAACACAACCGCCTCTTCGCAAATCTATATAAAACCAGATTTCGANATGCTCCTTGCCTCGTCAACACAACCGCCTCTTTGCAAATCTATATAA
- the LOC104710233 gene encoding SKP1-like protein 16, translating into MSSNKVVLTSSDGETFEIEEAVARKLQIIGHMIDDDCADKAIPLANVTGKILALVIEYCKKHVDDDKDSTKEEEAKAKELKTWDAQFMKNIDLETNFSIILAANYLNVKDLLDLTCQSVADHIKDMSPEEIRTIFNIECDFTPEEEAKIRKENAWAFEADPKP; encoded by the coding sequence atgtcTTCGAACAAGGTTGTGTTGACTAGCTCCGATGGTGAAACTTTCGAGATTGAAGAAGCGGTGGCTCGTAAATTGCAGATCATAGGGCACATGATCGACGATGACTGCGCCGATAAAGCAATCCCGCTGGCGAACGTCACTGGTAAGATCCTCGCACTGGTCATCGAGTATTGCAAGAAACACGTCGATGATGATAAAGATTCAACCAAGGAAGAGGAAGCCAAGGCGAAGGAGCTCAAGACTTGGGACGCACAGTTCatgaaaaatattgatttagaAACAAACTTCTCAATCATTCTCGCTGCTAACTATCTCAACGTCAAAGACCTTCTCGATCTCACTTGCCAGAGCGTTGCAGATCACATCAAAGACATGTCGCCAGAGGAGATTCGAACGATCTTCAACATCGAGTGCGATTTCACAcccgaagaagaagcaaagattcgAAAGGAGAACGCATGGGCTTTTGAAGCTgatccaaaaccctaa
- the LOC104710234 gene encoding aspartic proteinase nepenthesin-1-like — protein sequence MVSSSSSSSFYLLFPFFLILFSCLISVSSSRRSLIDRPLPKNLPRSGFRFSLQHVDSGKNLTKIQKIQRGINRGFHRLNRLGAVAVLAVASNPDDTNNIKAPTHGGSGEFLMELSIGNPAVKYSAIFDTGSDLIWTQCKPCTECFDQPTPIFDPEKSSSYSKVGCSSGLCNALPRSNCNQDNDACEYLYTYGDYSSTSGFLATETFTFEEGNSIPGIGFGCGVENEGDGFSQGSGLVGLGRGPLSLISQLKETKFSYCLTSIEDSEASSSLFIGSLASNIVNKTGASLDGEVTKTMSLLRNPNQPSFYYLELQGITVGGKRLSVEKSNFELTENGTGGMIIDSGTTITFLEESAFKELKEEFTSRMSLPVDDSGSTGLDLCFKLPNVEMDIAVPKLIFHFKGADLELPGENYMVADSSTSLLCLAMGSSNRMSIFGNVQQQNFNVLHDLEKETVSFIPTECGKL from the coding sequence atggtttcttcttcttcttcttcatcattttatttattatttcctttctttcttattcttttctcaTGTTTAATATCAGTTTCATCATCAAGAAGATCATTAATCGACCGTCCTCTTCCCAAGAACCTTCCAAGATCCGGTTTTCGATTCAGTCTTCAACATGTGGATTCAGGTAAAAACCTCACCAAGATCCAAAAGATCCAAAGAGGGATTAACCGTGGTTTCCACAGATTGAACAGGTTAGGAGCTGTAGCTGTTTTGGCTGTAGCGTCTAATCCTGATGATACTAATAACATTAAAGCACCTACTCATGGAGGAAGCGGCGAGTTTCTTATGGAGCTATCCATTGGAAACCCGGCGGTTAAATACTCGGCTATTTTTGATACCGGAAGTGACCTTATATGGACTCAATGCAAGCCGTGTACGGAATGTTTTGATCAACCAACTCCAATTTTTGACCCCGAgaaatcttcttcttactcGAAAGTAGGGTGCTCTTCTGGTCTTTGCAACGCATTGCCTCGATCAAACTGCAACCAAGACAATGATGCTTGTGAGTATTTGTATACCTATGGAGATTACTCATCCACAAGTGGGTTCTTGGCCACGGAAACGTTCACTTTCGAGGAAGGGAACTCGATTCCTGGTATCGGTTTCGGGTGTGGGGTTGAGAACGAAGGAGACGGGTTCTCACAAGGCTCAGGTCTTGTAGGTCTTGGTCGTGGACCTCTCTCGCTTATCTCTCAGCTCAAAGAGACTAAATTCTCTTATTGCTTAACCTCGATTGAGGATAGCGAAGCATCTAGCTCGTTGTTTATCGGATCTTTAGCCTCGAATATCGTCAACAAAACAGGTGCAAGTTTAGATGGCGAAGTAACCAAAACGATGTCTTTGCTACGAAATCCGAATCAGCCTTCGTTCTATTACCTTGAGTTACAAGGCATCACCGTTGGAGGAAAACGCCTTTCTGTTGAAAAGTCTAATTTCGAACTAACCGAAAATGGAACGGGAGGCATGATCATAGACTCGGGAACGACCATAACGTTTCTCGAGGAGTCCGCCTTTAAGGAGTTGAAGGAAGAATTTACTTCCCGTATGAGTCTACCAGTCGATGACTCGGGATCCACAGGACTTGACTTGTGCTTCAAGTTACCTAATGTTGAAATGGATATTGCAGTTCCTAAgctaattttccattttaaagGTGCGGATTTGGAGCTTCCCGGAGAGAATTATATGGTGGCGGATTCGAGCACAAGCCTTTTGTGTTTGGCCATGGGAAGTTCTAATAGGATGTCTATTTTCGGAAATGTTCAGCAGCAGAATTTTAATGTACTTCATGATCTTGAGAAAGAAACGGTGTCGTTTATTCCCACCGAATGTGGAAAACtgtag
- the LOC104710235 gene encoding fucosyltransferase 2-like: MYPSRRRLPLSKAIDKEPEEQFGVQEKRCRFLGAIRIKEILALVMVTIPVLLLIVALFGYDQGNSFVEATRIIRMEPEPNVTSSDDSTLQRDQEQKDSEDLSLLGGLLVSGFKKESCLSRYQSYQYRKASPHKPSLHLLSKLRAYEELHRRCGPGTRPYIKAERLLKPKQTGDSESEGCKYVVWMSFSGLGNRIISIASAFLYAMLTDRVLLVEGGEQLKDLFCEPFLDSTWLLPKDFTLTSQFSGFGQNSAHCHGDMLKKKLINSSSVSSLSHLYLHLAHDYNDQDKMFFCTEDQNLLKNVPWLIMRTNNFFAPSLFLIPSFEEELGMMFPEKGTVFHHLGRYLFHPSNNVWGLITRYYQAYLAKADERIGLQIRVFDEKSGVSPQVTKQIISCVQNEDLLPKLSKGEEQHKQPSEEDVKLKSVLVTSLTTGYFEILKTMYWENPTVTRDVIGINQPSHEGHQQTEKLMHNRKAWAEMYLLSLTDKLVISAWSTFGYVAQGLGGLRAWILYKQENQTNPNPPCGRAMSPDPCFHAPPYYDCKAKRGTDTGKVVPHVRHCEDISWGLKLVDNS, from the exons ATGTATCCATCCAGAAGAAGATTGCCTCTTTCCAAAGCCATTGATAAAGAACCGGAAGAACAATTTGGAGTCCAAGAAAAGAGATGCAGATTCTTGGGAGCAATTAGAATCAAAGAGATCTTAGCTTTAGTCATGGTTACTATCCCTGTCTTGCTACTAATCGTAGCCTTGTTTGGATATGATCAAGGAAATAGCTTTGTAGAAGCCACCAGAATCATACGAATGGAACCGGAACCAAATGTGACATCCTCAGATGATTCAACATTGCAGAGAGATCAGGAACAAAAGG ATTCTGAAGATTTGTCTCTGCTTGGAGGACTACTTGTTTCTGGATTCAAGAAAGAGTCTTGCTTGAGTAGATACCAATCTTACCAATACCGTAAAGCTTCACCGCACAAACCTTCTTTGCATCTACTTTCGAAGCTTAGAGCTTACGAAGAGCTTCATAGACGATGTGGACCAGGAACCAGACCATATATCAAAGCGGAAAGACTGCTTAAACCGAAACAAACCGGTGATTCGGAATCAGAAGGATGCAAGTATGTTGTTTGGATGTCGTTTAGTGGATTAGGAAACCGGATTATTAGTATTGCTTCTGCTTTTCTCTATGCAATGTTGACAGATAGAGTCTTGCTCGTTGAAGGAGGAGAGCAATTGAAGGACTTATTCTGCGAACCGTTCCTCGATTCCACTTGGTTGTTACCAAAAGATTTCACCTTAACTAGTCAGTTCAGTGGCTTTGGTCAAAACTCAGCTCATTGCCATGGAGACATgctaaagaagaaactgattAACAGTTCCTCTGTATCGTCTCTGTCTCATCTCTATCTCCATCTAGCTCACGATTACAACGACCAGGACAAAATGTTCTTCTGCACAGAAGATCAGAATCTTTTGAAGAATGTTCCTTGGTTGATCATGAGGACAAACAACTTCTTTGCACCATCTCTCTTCTTGATTCCTTCATTCGAGGAAGAGCTTGGTATGATGTTTCCCGAGAAAGGAACGGTGTTTCACCATTTAGGTCGTTACCTTTTCCATCCTTCAAATAATGTATGGGGACTAATCACAAGATACTACCAAGCTTACTTAGCTAAAGCAGATGAGAGGATTGGTCTTCAAATAAGAGTCTTTGATGAGAAGTCAGGCGTATCTCCTCAAGTCACAAAGCAAATCATTTCGTGCGTTCAAAACGAGGATTTGTTACCTAAACTAAGCAAAGGAGAAGAACAACACAAGCAGCCATCAGAAGAAGACGTGAAACTCAAATCTGTCTTGGTCACTTCTTTAACAACAGGGTACTTCGAGATCTTGAAAACAATGTATTGGGAAAACCCAACTGTAACAAGAGATGTGATTGGAATAAATCAGCCAAGTCATGAAGGACATCAACAAACAGAGAAGCTAATGCATAACAGGAAAGCTTGGGCAGAGATGTACTTACTGAGCTTAACTGATAAGTTGGTTATTAGTGCTTGGTCTACATTTGGGTATGTAGCTCAAGGACTTGGAGGATTAAGAGCTTGGATTCTGTATAAACAAGAGAATCAAACAAACCCAAATCCACCTTGTGGTAGAGCTATGTCACCAGATCCTTGTTTCCATGCTCCTCCTTACTACGACTGCAAAGCAAAACGAGGAACTGACACCGGTAAAGTTGTCCCGCACGTTAGACACTGTGAAGATATTAGCTGGGGACTTAAACTTGTTGACAACTCTTAA
- the LOC104710236 gene encoding galactoside 2-alpha-L-fucosyltransferase-like: protein MDQNPYRRRSSPIRTTTGGSKSVNFSELIPMKYLSSGTMNLTRTFTTCLILCSVLVAFSMIFNHHPSDSNRVMGFAEARVLDGGGFSNVTKIDSNDSDKLLGGLLATGFDEGSCLSRYQSVLYRKPSPYKPSPYLVSKLRNYEMLHKRCGPGTESYKEALKKLDQDHIDGNGECRYVVWVSFSGLGNRILSLASVFLYALLTDRVLLVDRGKDMNELFCEPFPGMSWLLPLDFPMTDQFDGLNQKSSRCYGGMVKNQAIDTEKTLSYLYLHLVHDYGDHDKMFFCEGDQNVIGKVPWLIVKTDNYFVPSLWLIPGFDDELNKLFPEKATVFHHLGRYLFHPTNQVWGLVTRYYEAYLAHADEKIGIQVRVFDVGAGPFQHVMDQISSCTQKEKLLPEVDTLVERSRQVRTPKHKAVLVTSLSSGYSENLKSMYWEYPTSTGEIIGVHQPSQEGYQQTEKKMHNGKALAEMYLLSFTDHLVTSAWSTFGYVAQGLGGLKPWILYKPENRTAPDPACGRAMSMEPCFHAPPFYDCKAKTGIDTGKLVPHVRHCEDMSWGLKLV from the exons ATGGATCAGAATCCGTATAGGAGAAGATCGTCTCCGATCAGAACCACCACCGGCGGTTCAAAGTCCGTCAACTTCTCCGAACTAATTCCGATGAAGTATCTCAGCTCCGGTACGATGAACCTAACGAGAACCTTCACTACTTGCTTGATACTTTGCTCTGTACTAGTAGCATTCTCAATGATCTTCAACCACCACCCATCTGATTCAAATCGGGTAATGGGTTTCGCCGAAGCAAGAGTTCTCGACGGCGGTGGCTTCTCCAATGTTACTAAAATCG attcaaATGATTCAGATAAGCTTCTCGGAGGACTACTAGCTACTGGTTTTGATGAAGGTTCTTGTCTCAGTAGGTACCAATCAGTACTTTACCGTAAACCTTCCCCTTACAAACCTTCTCCATATCTCGTCTCTAAGCTTAGAAACTATGAAATGCTTCACAAGCGATGTGGTCCGGGTACTGAATCCTACAAGGAAGCTCTTAAGAAACTTGATCAAGACCATATTGATGGCAATGGTGAATGCAGATATGTTGTGTGGGTTTCTTTTAGTGGGTTAGGGAACAGGATACTTTCTCTAGCTTCCGTTTTTCTCTATGCTCTTTTGACGGATAGAGTCTTGCTTGTTGACCGAGGCAAAGACATGAATGAACTCTTTTGTGAGCCGTTTCCTGGTATGTCGTGGTTACTGCCTTTAGATTTCCCTATGACTGATCAGTTTGATGGATTGAATCAGAAATCCTCACGCTGTTATGGAGGTATGGTGAAGAATCAGGCGATTGATACTGAGAAAACTTTGTCTTATCTTTATCTTCATCTTGTACATGATTATGGAGATCATGATAAGATGTTCTTCTGTGAAGGAGACCAAAACGTAATTGGGAAAGTCCCTTGGTTGATCGTCAAGACAGACAATTACTTTGTTCCATCTCTATGGCTCATACCGGGGTTTGATGATGAACTAAACAAGCTGTTCCCGGAGAAAGCGACTGTGTTTCATCACTTAGGTAGATATCTTTTTCATCCAACAAACCAAGTATGGGGATTAGTCACTAGGTACTATGAAGCTTACTTAGCTCATGCGGATGAGAAGATTGGGATTCAAGTAAGAGTTTTCGACGTAGGCGCAGGTCCATTTCAGCATGTGATGGATCAGATCTCATCTTGTACTCAAAAGGAGAAACTTCTACCTGAAGTAGATACACTAGTAGAAAGATCTCGCCAAGTTAGAACCCCTAAACACAAAGCTGTACTTGTCACATCTTTGAGCTCTGGCTACTCTGAGAATCTAAAGAGTATGTATTGGGAATATCCTACATCGACTGGAGAAATCATCGGTGTTCACCAGCCAAGCCAAGAAGGTTATCAGCAGACAGAAAAAAAGATGCATAATGGAAAAGCTCTTGCGGAAATGTACCTTTTGAGTTTTACAGATCATCTTGTGACAAGTGCTTGGTCTACGTTTGGATATGTAGCTCAAGGTCTTGGTGGTTTAAAGCCTTGGATACTTTATAAACCCGAGAACCGTACAGCTCCTGATCCTGCGTGTGGTCGGGCTATGTCGATGGAGCCTTGTTTCCACGCGCCTCCTTTCTATGATTGTAAAGCAAAAACGGGTATCGACACGGGAAAACTAGTTCCTCATGTGAGACATTGTGAGGATATGAGCTGGGGACTGAAGCTAGTatga
- the LOC104710237 gene encoding uncharacterized protein LOC104710237: MSSMNPNAESSETKAKSGTDLSAHQGGDSSVDLQDPNKSKTVSSDDNNLNETNKENEEDCDECWFSRSLKKGGCKDAFEEVVQCREVGTNCQDARLKLNTCMYANVDYYGQYLAMQKEMLTQSLKELEQGEEAAAAAKKKEEEETKDK; the protein is encoded by the coding sequence ATGTCTTCTATGAATCCGAATGCTGAGAGTTCCGAGACCAAAGCAAAAAGCGGTACCGATCTTTCTGCTCATCAAGGAGGAGATTCATCTGTTGATTTGCAAGATCCGAACAAATCTAAAACCGTAAGTTCTGATGATAATAATTTGAATGAAACTAACAAGGAGAATGAGGAAGATTGTGATGAGTGTTGGTTTAGTCGGTCATTGAAAAAAGGTGGGTGCAAGGATGCATTCGAAGAAGTTGTTCAATGTCGGGAAGTGGGCACGAATTGTCAAGATGCTAGATTGAAGCTGAATACATGTATGTATGCTAACGTCGATTACTATGGACAGTATCTGGCAATGCAGAAAGAGATGTTAACTCAGTCCTTAAAGGAGTTGGAGCAAGGGGAGGAGGCTGCGGCTGCTgcgaagaaaaaggaagaagaagagactaaaGACAAGTGA
- the LOC104710238 gene encoding phosphate transporter PHO1 homolog 5 translates to MKFGKEFSSQMVPEWHEAYMDYDYLKSQLKEIIKFKRKTNPHGAGHHHHSVIHRKTTLHRAFSGLISTSAPEKKKHHHGGSGGQIGHFSDSDDDLEEGIKPVTAPIMVRSASHGYQTTFLMATEEGGEYETVFFRRLDDEFNKVERFYKDKVEEVMKEAVMLEKQMDALIAFRVKVEHPDGWPWEERTVEMTRLASDVANSAAAVAASTPAGARSTMKVGAHHQAHMEAIQEGGSSTAGKSSDEEDDENDDDDGEKEEDNGASVVVAADDDISKLKVARPAPIEVLDRVKMNHTKETPRSTIKSVLQVGNLTELKFSRENLRRVEAKLRRAFVEFYQKLRLLKSYSFLNELAFSKILKKYDKITSRHASKSYMKMIDNSYLGSSDEVTRLVERVEATFIKHFVNANRRKGMNILRPKAKRERHRITFSTGFLGGCLFSLVVALFAIIRTRNILQEEGHKQYMSTMFPLYSLFGFIVLHILMYAGNIYYWRRYRVNYSFIFGFKHGTELGYRQVLFVGLSIGVLALLCILANLDMEVDPETKDYQALTELLPLFLLIVMFVVLVLPFNIFYRSSRFFFLTCLFHCLAAPLYKVTLPDFLVGDQLTSQVQALRSIQFYICHYGWGDYKHRLNTCADSGAYNAFLFIVAVIPYSARLLQCLRRLFEEKNPEQGYNGLKYFLTIVAVCLRTTYSVVDEDHEFVWRILAGIFSAIAAIFCTYWDLVYDWGLLNRTSKNPWLRDKLLVPQKKVYFIAMILNILLRFAWLQTVLDFNFSFMHRQTMVAVVASLEIIRRGIWNFFRLENEHLNNVGKYRAFKTVPLPFNYDEDDDKDN, encoded by the exons ATGAAGTTCGGGAAAGAGTTCTCGTCTCAGATGGTGCCGGAATGGCACGAAGCGTACATGGATTATGATTATCTCAAATCTCAGCTTAAAgaaatcatcaaattcaaacGCAAAACCAATCCTCACGGAGctggtcatcatcatcacagcGTAATTCACCGGAAAACGACTCTTCACCGAGCATTCAGCGGTTTAATCTCTACATCAGCACCGGAGAAAAAGAAACACCACCACGGCGGTAGTGGTGGTCAGATCGGACATTTCTCAGATTCCGACGACGATCTCGAGGAAGGGATTAAGCCGGTGACTGCGCCGATTATGGTTCGCTCGGCGAGTCACGGTTACCAGACGACGTTTTTGATGGCGACGGAGGAAGGAGGAGAGTACGAGACCGTGTTTTTCCGGCGACTAGATGATGAGTTCAACAAAGTCGAGAGATTTTATAAAGATAAGGTTGAAGAAGTGATGAAAGAAGCTGTAATGCTTGAGAAGCAGATGGATGCTTTGATCGCGTTTAGGGTTAAAGTTGAGCATCCTGATGGTTGGCCTTGGGAGGAACGTACGGTGGAGATGACTCGTTTAGCTTCTGATGTTGCTAACTCTGCGGCTGCCGTCGCTGCTTCTACTCCCGCCGGTGCTCGATCCACCA TGAAGGTTGGAGCTCATCATCAAGCTCACATGGAGGCGATACAGGAAGGAGGATCGAGTACAGCTGGTAAATCctctgacgaagaagatgatgaaaatgatgatgatgatggagagaaagaagaagataacggCGCATCCGTCGTAGTAGCCGCCGACGATGACATCAGTAAGCTGAAAGTTGCGAGGCCAGCTCCGATCGAGGTTTTGGATCGTGTTAAGATGAACCATACGAAAGAAACGCCACGCTCCACCATTAAAAGCGTTCTCCAGGTCGGGAATTTGACGGAGCTTAAATTTAGCAGAGAGAATCTGAGGAGAGTCGAAGCGAAGCTTAGACGCGCCTTCGTTGAGTTTTACCAGAAGCTTCGGCTACTTAAAAGCTACAG CTTTTTGAATGAATTGGCGTTTTCGAAGATATTGAAGAAGTATGATAAG ATAACTTCAAGACATGCTTCAAAGTCTTACATGAAAATGATTGATAACTCTTACCTTGGTAGCTCTGATGAG GTTACGAGACTCGTGGAGCGTGTTGAAGCTACGTTTATAAAGCATTTCGTGAATGCTAACAGGAGAAAAGGAATGAATATCTTGAGACCGAAAGCTAAAAGAGAAAGACATCGAATTACATTTTCCACAG GTTTCTTGGGTGGATGCCTGTTTTCTTTAGTAGTGGCTCTATTCGCCATCATACGAACCCGAAACATTTTGCAGGAAGAAGGCCATAAACAGTACATGAGCACTATGTTCCCTCTTTACAG TTTGTTCGGGTTCATTGTTCTGCACATACTTATGTATGCTGGTAATATATACTATTGGAGGCGATATCGAGTGAATTACTCTTTCATATTTGGGTTCAAGCACGGAACTGAACTTGGTTATAGACAAGTTCTCTTTGTGGGATTAAGCATTGGAGTGCTTGCGCTTCTTTGTATTCTTGCCAACCTTGACATGGAGGTTGACCCTGAAACCAAAGATTACCAAGCTTTAACCgaacttcttcctcttttcctgCTCATT GTTATGTTTGTAGTTCTAGTCTTACCATTCAACATCTTCTACCGCTCTAgtcgcttcttcttcctcacatgCCTCTTCCACTGCCTTGCTGCTCCTCTTTACAAG GTAACCTTACCTGATTTCTTGGTGGGCGATCAGTTAACAAGTCAGGTGCAAGCTCTTCGAAGCATCCAATTTTACATATGTCACTACGGTTGGGGAGACTACAAACATAGATTAAACACTTGCGCAGATTCAGGTGCCTACAATGCTTTCTTATTCATTGTTGCTGTCATCCCATACAGTGCTCGTCTCCTTCAG TGCTTGAGGCGActgtttgaagaaaaaaacccaGAACAAGGATACAATGGCCTCAAGTACTTCTTGACTATAGTGGCCGTCTGCTTAAGGACAACTTACAGTGTCGTTGACGAGGATCATGAATTTGTTTGGAGAATATTAGCTGGGATCTTCTCAGCTATTGCTGCCATTTTCTGTACTTACTGGGACTTAGTCTATGACTGGGGTCTTCTGAATCGAACATCAAAAAATCCGTGGCTCCGGGATAAACTCCTTGTCCCTCAGAAGAAAGTATACTTTATCGCAATG ATCTTGAACATCTTGCTCAGATTCGCGTGGCTGCAGACCGTTCTGGATTTCAATTTCTCCTTCATGCACAGACAAACGATGGTTGCTGTTGTTGCCAGTCTAGAGATTATCCGCCGTGGGATATGGAATTTCTTTAG gtTAGAGAACGAGCATTTGAACAATGTAGGGAAGTATCGAGCATTCAAGACGGTTCCCTTACCATTTAACTACGACGAGGATGACGACAAAGacaactag